One window from the genome of Sesamum indicum cultivar Zhongzhi No. 13 linkage group LG15, S_indicum_v1.0, whole genome shotgun sequence encodes:
- the LOC105177821 gene encoding LOW QUALITY PROTEIN: protein SHORT-ROOT-like (The sequence of the model RefSeq protein was modified relative to this genomic sequence to represent the inferred CDS: inserted 1 base in 1 codon) → MDTLFRLVSLQSTDQSFNSSRTSSSSRSSRQNPYHQDDEECFNFFMDDEDFSSSSSKHYNPYHHHPQPSTATPTTTNTTGSATPTHHHAYDQSSADQFSFSPARDVNLEFAASLSGQNSKWAHDILLETAKAIADRNSXWMLNELSSPYGDIDQKLASYFLQALFSRMTDSGERTYQTLISASEKTCSFESTRKMVLKFQEVSPWATFGHVACNGAIMEAFDGESKLHIIDISNTYCTQWPTLLEAIATRTEETPHLRLTTVVASKFGGATGGAAAVQKVMKEIGSRMEKFARLMGVPFKFNVIHHAGDLSELNLAELDIKEDEALAINCVGALHSVSTTGNRRDFFISIFRRLQPRVVTIVEEEADLDVGVDGVEFLRGFQECLRWFRVYFEALDESFPRTSNERLMLERAAGRAVVDLVACPPPAARWSHRLHAGGFTPFPFNEEVCDDVRALLRRYKEGWSMAQCSDDSAGIFLSWKDQPVVWASAWKP, encoded by the exons ATGGATACTTTGTTTAGACTAGTCAGCCTCCAATCTACTGATCAGTCCTTCAACTCCAGCAGAACTTCCAGCAGCTCTAGATCCTCTAGGCAAAACCCTTACCACCAAGACGACGAAGAatgcttcaattttttcatggaTGATGAAGAtttctcctcttcttcttccaaaCACTATAATCCTTACCACCACCACCCCCAGCCTTCCACCGCTActcccaccaccaccaacacCACCGGCAGCGCCACCCCAACTCACCACCATGCCTACGACCAATCCTCCGCCGATCAGTTCTCCTTCTCTCCGGCACGTGACGTGAACCTGGAATTCGCAGCCTCACTTTCCGGCCAAAACAGTAAGTGGGCTCATGATATTCTCTTGGAGACGGCAAAAGCTATAGCTGATAGAAACA GCTGGATGCTCAACGAGCTGAGTTCTCCTTATGGGGATATCGATCAGAAGTTGGCTTCCTACTTTCTCCAGGCCTTGTTCAGCCGCATGACGGATTCCGGCGAGCGAACTTACCAAACCCTGATCTCTGCTTCTGAAAAAACTTGTTCTTTCGAGTCTACAAGAAAAATGGTGCTGAAATTTCAAGAAGTTAGCCCCTGGGCTACCTTTGGGCACGTTGCTTGTAATGGTGCAATAATGGAGGCTTTTGATGGTGAGAGCAAGTTGCATATAATTGACATCAGCAACACTTACTGCACGCAGTGGCCTACTTTGTTGGAAGCCATCGCCACGCGTACCGAAGAAACCCCTCATCTGAGGCTCACCACCGTGGTGGCCAGCAAATTCGGAGGCGCAACTGGTGGCGCCGCGGCGGTGCAAAAGGTCATGAAAGAGATAGGCAGCAGGATGGAAAAATTTGCGCGGCTCATGGGCGTGCCATTTAAGTTCAACGTCATACACCATGCTGGTGATCTATCTGAGTTGAACTTAGCTGAATTGGACATCAAAGAAGATGAAGCCCTGGCCATCAATTGTGTTGGGGCCTTACATTCCGTTTCGACAACTGGTAATCGTagggatttttttatatctattttcaGAAGACTGCAACCTCGGGTTGTCACCATTGTTGAAGAAGAAGCTGATCTTGATGTAGGAGTTGACGGGGTTGAATTTCTCAGGGGTTTTCAAGAAtgtttgagatggtttagggTTTACTTTGAGGCATTGGATGAGAGCTTTCCGAGAACAAGCAATGAGCGGTTGATGCTGGAGAGGGCAGCCGGACGCGCCGTCGTGGACCTTGTGGCGTGCCCGCCACCAGCCGCACGATGGTCCCACCGCCTGCATGCCGGCGGGTTCActccttttccttttaatgAAGAGGTGTGCGATGATGTGCGAGCCCTGTTGAGGAGGTACAAAGAGGGGTGGTCAATGGCACAGTGCTCGGACGACTCCGCCGGAATATTCCTTTCCTGGAAGGATCAGCCGGTGGTGTGGGCTAGTGCATGGAAGCCTTGA
- the LOC105177822 gene encoding uncharacterized protein LOC105177822 isoform X1, with amino-acid sequence MVTKIKRANSSKPMSRNSFVFLARFSSGSRCSTSTLVWSLVVVLLMLHLYTLISHTDVQSKEIHRDMSHRILLRELEEVEEENIQMPPPRKRSPRAAKRKPRRPTTLIDEFLDESSQIRHVFFPTIKTAVDPMVDAGNDSFYYYPGRIWLDTEGNPIQAHGGGILYDEKSRTYYWYGEYKDGPTYHAHKKGAARVDVIGVGCYSSKDLWTWKNEGIVLAAEERNETHDLHKSNVLERPKVIYNDRTGKYVMWMHIDDANYTKASIGVAISDSPTGPFDYLYSKRPHGFESRDMTIFKDDDGVAYLVYSSEDNTELHIGPLDENYLDVTHVARRILVGQHREAPALFKHEGTYYMITSGCTGWAPNEALAHAAESIMGPWETMGNPCIGGNKVFRLTTFFAQSTFVLPLPGLPGLFIFMADRWNPADLRDSRYVWLPLTAGGAADQPLDYSFGFPLWSRVSIYWHKRWRLPGEWSGMKMKL; translated from the exons atggtgACGAAAATCAAGAGAGCTAACAGCAGCAAACCCATGTCCAGAAATTCTTTTGTGTTTCTAGCAAGGTTCTCTTCAG GAAGCAGATGCTCGACTTCTACATTGGTGTGGAGCCTTGTCGTTGTCCTCCTTATGCTTCACTTATACACCTTAATTTCACACACAGATGTACAAAGTAAAGAGATACACAGGGATATGAGCCACCGCATACTATTACGTGAACTAGAAGAGGTTGAGGAGGAAAATATACAAATGCCTCCACCTAGGAAGCGATCTCCACGTGCCGCTAAGAGGAAACCTAGGCGACCCACTACCTTGATTGACGAATTTCTTGATGAGTCTTCCCAAATAAGACATGTGTTCTTTCCTACTATAAAAACGGCTGTGGATCCCATGGTGGATGCTGGCAACGACAGTTTTTACTATTATCCAGGGAGAATATGGCTGGATACTGAAGGAAATCCTATTCAAGCCCACGGGGGTGGTATTCTGTATGATGAGAAATCCAGGACGTACTACTGGTATGGAGAGTATAAAGATGGTCCGACTTACCACGCTCACAAAAAAGGAGCAGCACGG GTCGATGTTATTGGTGTTGGTTGTTATTCTTCCAAGGACCTATGGACATGGAAGAACGAGGGTATTGTGCTCGCTGCAGAGGAAAGAAACGAGACCCATGACCTCCACAAGTCTAATGTGCTCGAGAGGCCAAAAGTAATCTATAATGACAGAACTGGAAAATATGTAATGTGGATGCACATCGACGATGCGAACTACACAAAAGCCTCCATCGGTGTAGCTATTAGTGACTCGCCTACCGGTCCCTTCGACTACCTCTACAGTAAACGCCCCCATGGGTTTGAAAGCAGGGACATGACAATCTTTAAAGACGATGATGGTGTTGCTTACCTCGTTTACTCATCTGAGGACAATACCGAACTTCACATCGGCCCACTCGATGAAAATTACCTCGATGTGACACATGTTGCGAGAAGAATCCTTGTGGGACAGCATCGAGAAGCACCGGCTCTATTTAAGCATGAGGGGACATATTACATGATCACCTCCGGATGCACCGGCTGGGCTCCAAATGAGGCTCTTGCACATGCAGCTGAATCCATTATGGGGCCATGGGAGACAATGGGGAACCCCTGCATCGGTGGAAACAAAGTCTTTCGACTGACGACATTCTTTGCTCAGAGCACATTCGTGCTGCCTTTGCCGGGGCTTCCtggtttgtttattttcatggCGGACCGGTGGAATCCTGCTGATCTGAGAGATTCAAGGTATGTATGGTTACCTTTAACGGCGGGAGGAGCTGCCGATCAGCCACTGGATTACAGTTTCGGGTTCCCGTTGTGGTCCAGAGTATCGATATATTGGCATAAGAGATGGAGGCTTCCTGGTGAGTGGAGtgggatgaaaatgaaattgtgA
- the LOC105177820 gene encoding LOW QUALITY PROTEIN: peptidyl-prolyl cis-trans isomerase CYP65 (The sequence of the model RefSeq protein was modified relative to this genomic sequence to represent the inferred CDS: substituted 1 base at 1 genomic stop codon): MGKKQHSKDRMFITKTEWATEWGGAKSKESGTPFKRLPFYCCALTFTPFEVPVCTADGSVFEIMXVLPTSRKYGRNPVTGAPLKQEDLISLTFHKNSEGEYHCPVLNKVFTEFTHIVAVKTTGNVFCHEAIKELNIKTKNWKELLTDEPFTKEDIITIQNPNALDSRVLTDFDHVKKNLKVDDEELKKMESDPYYNINVTGDIKQMLKELGTEKGKEIALHGGGGSKAMNERAAALAAILAARSRIKDDAESKSDEKPKQTFSIVDAASAAVYGRSAAAAKADASQKTAARIAMHMAGERAPVNAKLVKSRFTTGAASRSFTSTSYDPVTKNEYEYIKVEKNPKKKGYVRLQTTHGDLNIELHCDITPRTCENFITLCERGYYNGVAFHRNIRNFMIQGGDPTGTGRGGESIWGKPFKDELNSKLVHSGRGVVSMANSGPHTNGSQFFILYKSANHLNFKHTVFGMVVGGLPTLSAMEKVPVDDDDRPLEEIKIISVEVYVNPYAESDEEEEGKTNEEKKVEDEENDKIGSWYSNPVTRSTETPALGGGVGKYLKARISQAASATSLDIDAQAGSVVKKRKLGVSSGELKDFSSW, translated from the exons ATGGGGAAGAAGCAGCACAGCAAAGACCGGATGTTCATAACGAAAACGGAGTGGGCGACGGAGTGGGGCGGCGCCAAATCCAAAGAATCTGGCACCCCTTTCAAACGCCTCCCCTTCTATTGCTGCGC TCTCACGTTTACGCCTTTTGAAGTCCCCGTTTGCACTGCAGATGGCAGTGTATTTGAGATCATGTAAGTCCTTCCCACAAGCa GGAAGTATGGTAGAAATCCAGTAACTGGAGCTCCGCTCAAGCAGGAGGATTTGATTTCACTCACTTTCCACAAGAATTCTGAAG GAGAGTATCATTGCCCTGTTCTAAATAAGGTTTTTACGGAGTTCACACACATAGTTGCTGTCAAAACTACTGGCAATGTGTTTTGTCATGAG GCAATTAAGGAATTAAACATTAAAACTAAGAACTGGAAGGAGCTTCTCACTGATGAACCCTTCACTAAGGAAGATATTATAACTATTCAG AATCCTAATGCACTTGATAGCAGGGTTCTTACTGACTTTGATCATGTGAAGAAAAACTTGAAAGTTGACGACGAAG AACTAAAGAAAATGGAATCTGACCCGTATTATAACATAAATGTTACTGGGGATATAAAGCAAATGCTTAAGGAGCTGGGAACTGAAAAAGGTAAGGAGATCGCTTTACATGGTGGTGGTGGGAGCAAGGCTATGAATGAAAGAGCTGCAGCTCTTGCAGCCATTTTAGCTGCAAGATCACGTATCAAGGATGACGCTGAATCAAAAAGTGATGAGAAGCCCAAGCAGACATTCAGTATTGTAGATGCTGCGTCTGCTGCAGTTTATGGAAGAAGTGCTGCTGCTGCAAAGGCTGATGCTAGTCAAAAAACTGCTGCTCGCATAGCGATGCACATGGCTGGTGAGAGGGCCCCCGTAAATGCGAAGCTG gTTAAAAGTCGTTTCACAACCGGTGCTGCTTCACGATCTTTCACTTCTACCTCTTATGATCCTGTTACCAAGaatgaatatgaatatattaaagttgAGAAAAATCCCAAGAAGAAAGGTTATGTCAGGCTGCAAACGACGCATGGTGATTTGAACATTGAGCTGCATTGTGACATCACCCCACGAACATGTGAAAACTTCATCACTCTTTGTGAACGTGGTTATTATAACGGAGTCGCTTTTCATAGAAATATAAG AAACTTCATGATTCAAGGTGGAGATCCTACTGGGACTGGAAGAGGAGGTGAGTCGATTTGGGGGAAGCCCTTCAAAGATGAACTCAACTCCAAGTTAGTTCATTCTGGAAGAGGTGTTGTTAGTATGGCGAACTCTGGTCCTCACACGAATGGTTCGCAGTTCTTCATCCTGTACAAGTCCGCAAATCATTTGAACTTCAAACACACAGTTTTTGGAATGGTTGTTGGAGGCTTGCCAACCCTTTCAGCAATGGAGAAAGTAcctgttgatgatgatgaccgACCTTTG GAAGAGATTAAGATTATTAGTGTAGAAGTATATGTCAATCCTTACGCTGAATCTGATGAAGAGGAGGAAGGGAAGACCAATGAGGAGAAGAAAGTTGAGGATGAAGAAAAT GATAAGATTGGTTCATGGTACAGCAATCCAGTGACAAGATCAACAGAGACTCCTGCTCTTGGTGGTGGTGTTGGGAAGTACCTGAAAGCAAGGATTAGTCAGGCTGCATCTGCCACCAGTCTTGATATTGATGCACAGGCTGGATCTGTagtgaagaaaagaaaattggggGTGTCCAGTGGAGAACTTAAAGATTTCTCTTCTTGGTaa
- the LOC105177824 gene encoding uncharacterized protein LOC105177824 translates to MSKSSDNAIPFVLLLVSITPFTQNSLVFGSTLSDRIARRPDPLRKFKHYGRDYDISDKHYWASTAFTGSPGYAVAGVWLLSGLGFAVFVIVKNLNGSASPVVDRPNSSNLIMFFLIVLFTVFAISASSIIIAANQKSLQRAEKLEDTLFGAGDDTSQTIGKVRATLWRMQTSLLPYDSKTCALLDLIGHRLRKGSLSIHGFVGSTRKSCDRAIHTFYLVNLVVVSVNLVLLVAGLVLIALHYRPGIIVLIFSCWILTTFSWILTGLDFFFYTFVGDTCSTLTNYVEDPRNNSLTDMLPCPKSADSDRTLGQINRSVHDFIAEINSKIQEVLASIEGDEHQPIPEICDPFSAAPNFSYSPQICRNDSIQVRNLPNVLSRFICYEENTTENCQADGRFLPEAVYPVSLAYCQSIQDFIDIYPDMSGLMKCSAVKQAFADIVQRQCKPMRRTTKMLWLSMLAFSIVMVVVVLLWSDKTIRDRRRCSVRWSIFHRQVHGSS, encoded by the exons ATGTCTAAATCCAGTGACAACGCCATCCCCTTTGTGCTCCTCCTCGTTTCCATCACTCCATTCACTCAAAACTCCCTAGTCTTCGGATCCACACTCTCAGACCGCATTGCCAGAAGGCCTGATCCATTGCGAAAATTCAAACACTACGGCCGAGATTATGATATTTCCGACAAACATTACTGGGCC TCTACGGCATTTACAGGAAGTCCTGGTTATGCAGTGGCAGGAGTTTGGTTGCTCTCTGGCTTGGGTTTTGCAGTTTTTGTAATTGTCAAGAATTTAAATGGAAGTGCATCTCCTGTAGTTGATCGTCCGAACTCGTCGAATTTGATAATGTTCTTCCTTATTGTTCTGTTTACTGTTTTTGCCAT AAGTGCTAGCAGTATCATAATTGCAGCAAACCAGAAGTCACTGCAGAGGGCTGAAAAGCTTGAAGATACTCTATTTGGTGCTGGTGACGATACTTCCCAAACCATAGGAAAAGTTAGAGCTACGTTGTGGCGCATGCAAACTTCTCTACTCCCATATGACTCGAAAACATGCGCTCTACTGGATCTGATAGGACATCGGCTGAGAAAAGGATCGTTGAGCATTCACGGTTTTGTGGGAAGTACCAGAAAATCTTGTGACCGAGCTATTCATACATT CTACTTGGTGAATCTTGTGGTCGTGTCGGTTAACTTGGTGCTTTTAGTTGCTGGATTAG TTCTGATTGCCTTGCATTATCGTCCTGGTATTATAGT CTTAATCTTCTCTTGTTGGATTCTGACAACTTTTAGTTGGATTCTAACCGGTCTGGATTTCTTCTTCTACAC TTTTGTTGGGGATACTTGTTCAACTTTGACGAATTACGTGGAAGACCCCCGAAACAATAGCCTTACGGACATGCTTCCTTGTCCAAAATCCGCGGATTCTGACAGAACTTTAGGACAAATTAATCGCAGTGTTCATGATTTCATTGCTGAG ataaattcaaaaatccaAGAAGTGCTTGCAAGCATCGAAGGAGACGAGCATCAACCGATCCCAGAAATTTGTGACCCTTTCTCCGCTGCACCAAATTTCAGCTATTCACCTCAAATTTGTCGAAACGATTCCATCCAAGTCAGAAATTTACCAAAT GTTCTTTCAAGATTCATATGTTACGAGGAAAACACTACAGAAAATTGCCAAGCAGACGGTAGATTTCTGCCCGAAGCTGTCTACCCTGTATCTTTAGCTTACTGTCAATCAATTCAGGATTTCATCGACATATACCCTGATATGTCGGGGCTAATGAAATGTTCCGCTGTGAAACAAGCTTTTGCGGACATTGTCCAACGACAATGTAAGCCTATGAGGCGGACAACGAAGATGCTATGGTTGTCGATGTTAGCCTTTTCCATTGTTATGGTGGTTGTGGTGTTGCTGTGGTCTGATAAAACCATTCGGGACAGGAGAAGGTGCTCCGTTAGGTGGTCCATTTTTCATAGACAAGTACATGGGAGTTCATAG
- the LOC105177822 gene encoding uncharacterized protein LOC105177822 isoform X2: MRMRNKYRKPTTLHCNAGSRCSTSTLVWSLVVVLLMLHLYTLISHTDVQSKEIHRDMSHRILLRELEEVEEENIQMPPPRKRSPRAAKRKPRRPTTLIDEFLDESSQIRHVFFPTIKTAVDPMVDAGNDSFYYYPGRIWLDTEGNPIQAHGGGILYDEKSRTYYWYGEYKDGPTYHAHKKGAARVDVIGVGCYSSKDLWTWKNEGIVLAAEERNETHDLHKSNVLERPKVIYNDRTGKYVMWMHIDDANYTKASIGVAISDSPTGPFDYLYSKRPHGFESRDMTIFKDDDGVAYLVYSSEDNTELHIGPLDENYLDVTHVARRILVGQHREAPALFKHEGTYYMITSGCTGWAPNEALAHAAESIMGPWETMGNPCIGGNKVFRLTTFFAQSTFVLPLPGLPGLFIFMADRWNPADLRDSRYVWLPLTAGGAADQPLDYSFGFPLWSRVSIYWHKRWRLPGEWSGMKMKL; encoded by the exons ATGAGGATGAGAAACAAATACCGGAAACCAACTACTTTGCATTGCAATGCAGGAAGCAGATGCTCGACTTCTACATTGGTGTGGAGCCTTGTCGTTGTCCTCCTTATGCTTCACTTATACACCTTAATTTCACACACAGATGTACAAAGTAAAGAGATACACAGGGATATGAGCCACCGCATACTATTACGTGAACTAGAAGAGGTTGAGGAGGAAAATATACAAATGCCTCCACCTAGGAAGCGATCTCCACGTGCCGCTAAGAGGAAACCTAGGCGACCCACTACCTTGATTGACGAATTTCTTGATGAGTCTTCCCAAATAAGACATGTGTTCTTTCCTACTATAAAAACGGCTGTGGATCCCATGGTGGATGCTGGCAACGACAGTTTTTACTATTATCCAGGGAGAATATGGCTGGATACTGAAGGAAATCCTATTCAAGCCCACGGGGGTGGTATTCTGTATGATGAGAAATCCAGGACGTACTACTGGTATGGAGAGTATAAAGATGGTCCGACTTACCACGCTCACAAAAAAGGAGCAGCACGG GTCGATGTTATTGGTGTTGGTTGTTATTCTTCCAAGGACCTATGGACATGGAAGAACGAGGGTATTGTGCTCGCTGCAGAGGAAAGAAACGAGACCCATGACCTCCACAAGTCTAATGTGCTCGAGAGGCCAAAAGTAATCTATAATGACAGAACTGGAAAATATGTAATGTGGATGCACATCGACGATGCGAACTACACAAAAGCCTCCATCGGTGTAGCTATTAGTGACTCGCCTACCGGTCCCTTCGACTACCTCTACAGTAAACGCCCCCATGGGTTTGAAAGCAGGGACATGACAATCTTTAAAGACGATGATGGTGTTGCTTACCTCGTTTACTCATCTGAGGACAATACCGAACTTCACATCGGCCCACTCGATGAAAATTACCTCGATGTGACACATGTTGCGAGAAGAATCCTTGTGGGACAGCATCGAGAAGCACCGGCTCTATTTAAGCATGAGGGGACATATTACATGATCACCTCCGGATGCACCGGCTGGGCTCCAAATGAGGCTCTTGCACATGCAGCTGAATCCATTATGGGGCCATGGGAGACAATGGGGAACCCCTGCATCGGTGGAAACAAAGTCTTTCGACTGACGACATTCTTTGCTCAGAGCACATTCGTGCTGCCTTTGCCGGGGCTTCCtggtttgtttattttcatggCGGACCGGTGGAATCCTGCTGATCTGAGAGATTCAAGGTATGTATGGTTACCTTTAACGGCGGGAGGAGCTGCCGATCAGCCACTGGATTACAGTTTCGGGTTCCCGTTGTGGTCCAGAGTATCGATATATTGGCATAAGAGATGGAGGCTTCCTGGTGAGTGGAGtgggatgaaaatgaaattgtgA